The Candidozyma auris chromosome 1, complete sequence genome includes a region encoding these proteins:
- a CDS encoding ubiquitin-protein ligase RKR1, producing MSFSRPSSIAGNLGYNGFPVSISYFVAVPEVSLIEDANVAVLFKALSKKNSVTREKNLGDLVKTFNDSSFTLTDNTIMCWIQAYPKVAIDNSKTVRLLAHQVQGTLLRRVGGREFGKYLKSTIPIWLSSLYDQDTPVSKASYKELLESFQNDSERVNTKLWSVFSEQIVNYIYVVVCVETHESLSDLRYTKNEDSIAKYDRSLAGAIFMLCKLINLINEDSGFSLQEDSLALINELLRSENLWEHLGRCSDIETINLGLFKAYLGLLKCSFELKENHSPSRFISQLDDVKGLYKLVSKNFIKNIKLNVKEKTQSIIFSSVIIQFWDTLNVLTAFTQMSPSEKKKIRLKKNFWESAGSKAHSRLINYIRLGHCNSDPLFYNVLTACLKNIASIDCDESAWSFGNSKDTIKVVDSLLSQFKKLPTFSFKRSALECIFNILDILNCDSSVQLRQKAFMVVIDGLSSKVYSKADSKARENSISLLASFKGDLDFESFNKEICASLESSDKVTLAGHQFEHPLSSVAPTYVAVLSDEMSDDLADRVLISMSDIFEDPGLTRSFELLIQCIKKSFSPEFKEWTPLLPSFCTSNFIDLPFEVLRILLDENVGWVDLNKLIDDVFIKVSSDAKEALPKLLALLNKAKSLDEKSVPHVREYLEKLSRTEVSSSDSGLLFNYIDDPAILRNLLASPSVHEKPNDFLESVVSTNTKLDNLGEESRGHLRQIITAGLQTSNSRTLSSFLSLVNDDAFVANILSENIISDEWNIDELASIFKEHPEYFPLNDVNNLVHRLIESIDLNSIAISNPLHQNVYLASQYSSSEASLQGKKVIVKLAIILREVIGSTQSPSSEIIILALLTSEYLHDYLFLRNETDQVPDALLMRAKLDDVLAQHLFATKASTNGLFNDSPKSTAEQRIIERLVDKGPYSIHQLYCARYLTRVLSSTFDGMSPNEFEALDVKTARLVNQPLLLSVYLTSAAKFIGVSKTFDRMRNYVFAEILGVKSSQDILDLGKVWLSLATNFLVVDTDEYPDYELIPQHKLGMLISHLMQWLDSDIAYSDEFLSVRSLLAVFFSHLLILDSKFVPDKTWDIAFDLALNNLSSAQVEVRNIGIRFFTIKLCTTLFKKSSLQDAWKEARESVTEELVDLILNEDIENFNSSINNQPVRMTNESLRRLLSVASISDTVISNNSEKFLKVLQSSHFVDMQRLSANLLEKDVISSRDDFVVEYQLNKANLSDSQDNLVQAKLPMQLVKYVASFNEDLELLSEKGEEWRATSYLWSWLLIFAYFKGSTYGIRTDYISQLKESQCIEHLLNVIFDHVDLTDSKFLRTLVDDSLDKVSRLDSTRYSIAEYSILQGCPGEDTLYEMKFVLVHLYFRCLQYLGSYCQQWFSELRDLQLKRQIEKFSIKFVSPLIISKMLNEVEQAKSKLTQKDENLTIKVNKITNEIRTIYIIDEQKMEMVVKIPESFPLSNVMVSGPLRLGVKENQWKAWLLASQRVVSLTNGSIIDCIELFNRNVSLHFSGFEECAICYSILHQDHSLPSKNCQTCSNKFHAACLYKWFKSSGSSTCPLCRSAFNFRISRA from the coding sequence ATGTCTTTCAGCAGACCGAGTTCAATAGCAGGCAATTTAGGATATAATGGGTTTCCAGTGTCAATCAGCTATTTCGTAGCTGTTCCTGAAGTGCTGCTCATCGAAGATGCCAATGTCGCTGTACTCTTTAAGGCcctctccaagaagaactccGTGACCcgagagaagaacttgggCGATTTGGTGAAAACATTCAATGATTCATCTTTTACATTGACTGACAACACCATCATGTGCTGGATTCAGGCTTACCCCAAAGTGGCCATAGACAACTCGAAAACGGTGAGACTACTTGCTCATCAAGTCCAAGGTACACTATTGAGAAGAGTCGGTGGCCGTGAATTTGGTAAGTACTTGAAAAGCACAATTCCAATATGGCTACTGAGCTTGTATGACCAGGACACGCCCGTCAGCAAAGCTTCCTACAAGGAGCTTCTAGAGAGCTTTCAGAATGATAGCGAGCGAGTGAACACCAAATTATGGCTGGTTTTCAGTGAGCAGATCGTGAACTACATTTACGTTGTGGTTTGTGTGGAAACTCACGAGTCGCTATCTGACCTTCGATACACGAAGAATGAGGACTCGATCGCAAAGTATGATAGATCGCTCGCTGGCGCAATTTTCATGCTATGCAAGCTCATCAACCTAATTAATGAAGACTCAGGCTTCTCCCTTCAGGAGGATTCGCTCGCGTTAATCAATGAATTGTTGCGCCTGGAAAATCTTTGGGAGCATCTCGGTAGATGCTCCGATATCGAGACTATAAATTTGGGTCTCTTCAAGGCATATCTTGGACTTTTGAAATGCTCATTCGAACTCAAGGAAAATCACTCGCCATCTCGCTTCATATCCCAGCTAGATGATGTGAAGGGCCTCTATAAGCTAGTCAGCAAAAATTTTATAAAGAACATAAAACTCAACgtgaaggagaagactCAGTCCATTATATTTTCATCCGTCATCATACAATTTTGGGACACCTTAAATGTTCTTACAGCTTTCACGCAAATGTCGCCGtcagaaaaaaagaaaatcagaTTAAAGAAGAACTTTTGGGAGTCGGCAGGCTCCAAAGCACACTCTCGCCTCATTAACTACATTCGTTTGGGTCATTGCAATTCTGATCCCTTATTTTACAACGTTCTCACGGCATGTCTAAAAAATATTGCATCAATCGATTGCGATGAATCGGCCTGGAGCTTTGGAAATTCCAAAGACACAATCAAAGTTGTCGATTCTTTGTTATCTCAATTTAAAAAGCTTCCTACGTTTTCATTTAAGAGATCAGCATTAGAATGTATTTTTAATATTCTTGACATTCTAAATTGCGATTCGTCCGTACAGCTCCGCCAAAAGGCATTTATGGTGGTTATAGATGgtctctcttcaaaagtCTATCTGAAAGCGGACTCTAAAGCAAGAGAGAACTCTATCTCTTTGCTAGCGTCATTCAAAGGCGACTTGGACTTTGAATCTTTCAATAAGGAAATTTGCGCCTCTTTGGAATCTTCCGATAAAGTAACTCTTGCTGGTCATCAATTTGAACATCCTTTATCACTGGTAGCCCCTACTTATGTTGCAGTTCTCAGCGATGAGATGTCCGACGACTTGGCTGATCGAGTTCTTATCTCGATGCTGGACATATTTGAAGATCCGGGGCTCACGCGCTcgtttgagcttttgataCAATGTATTAAAAAGAGCTTCAGTCCGGAATTCAAAGAATGGACTCCCTTGCTTCCTTCCTTTTGTACATCAAATTTCATCGATCTCCCATTTGAGGTCCTCCGTATTCTACTTGATGAGAATGTGGGCTGGGTTGACCTTAACAAATTGATCGACGATGTATTCATCAAGGTCCTGAGTGATGCTAAAGAGGCGCTTCCGAAGCTTTTAGCTCTTctcaacaaggccaagagTTTGGACGAGAAAAGCGTCCCCCATGTACGCGAGTATTTGGAGAAATTGTCAAGAACTGAGGTCTCATCAAGTGATTCCGGATTGCTCTTCAACTACATTGATGATCCGGCTATACTTCGCAATCTACTCGCATCGCCATCCGTTCACGAAAAACCCAATGACTTCTTGGAGTCAGTGGTCTCGACGAACACAAAATTAGACAATCTTGGCGAAGAATCCAGAGGTCACCTACGTCAAATAATCACCGCAGGATTGCAGACCTCAAATTCAAGAACCTTGTCTTCATTTTTGTCTCTTGTCAATGATGATGCTTTCGTGGCTAATATCTTGTCGGAGAACATTATTCTGGATGAATGGAATATCGATGAATTAGCATCAATATTTAAAGAGCATCCCGAGTACTTTCCCTTGAATGATGTCAACAATCTTGTACATCGATTGATTGAGTCCATCGATCTAAACTCCATCGCTATATCCAACCCGCTACATCAGAATGTGTACTTAGCCAGCCAATACAGCCTGTCCGAAGCATCCCTTCAGGGAAAGAAGGTGATAGTTAAATTAGCAATCATCTTGAGAGAAGTAATAGGCTCGACTCAATCGCCTTCTTCTGAGATCATAATTCTTGCACTTTTGACAAGTGAATATCTCCACGACTATTTATTTTTGAGAAATGAGACAGATCAAGTTCCTGACGCCTTGCTAATGAGAGCAAAATTGGATGATGTCCTTGCTCAACACTTGTTTGCAACGAAGGCATCCACTAATGGTCTTTTCAACGACTCGCCGAAGTCAACTGCTGAGCAGCGCATCATAGAAAGGCTCGTCGATAAGGGACCTTATTCTATTCACCAGTTATACTGCGCCCGTTATTTAACCAGAGTTCTCTCATCCACTTTCGATGGCATGTCACCCAATGAGTTTGAGGCACTAGATGTTAAAACTGCGAGGCTCGTGAATCAACCACTACTCTTGTCGGTCTATCTCACATCAGCGGCTAAGTTCATTGGTGTCTCTAAGACCTTCGACAGGATGAGAAACTACGTTTTTGCAGAAATCTTGGGTGTCAAATCATCTCAGGATATACTTGATTTGGGTAAAGTGTGGTTATCTTTAGCAACGAATTTTCTTGTTGTCGACACTGACGAATACCCTGACTACGAACTAATACCGCAACACAAATTAGGAATGCTCATTAGTCATTTAATGCAGTGGTTGGATTCAGATATTGCGTATTCCGATGAATTCTTGTCGGTAAGAAGCTTGCTAGCGGTCTTTTTCTCCCACTTGCTAATTCTTGATTCCAAATTCGTTCCTGATAAGACGTGGGATATTGCGTTTGACTTGGCTTTAAACAACTTGAGCTCTGCTCAAGTCGAGGTAAGGAATATTGGTATACGATTTTTCACAATCAAGCTTTGCACCACTTTATTCAAAAAGTCCAGCCTTCAAGACGCGTGGAAAGAGGCCAGAGAATCCGTGACCGAGGAATTAGTTGACCTTATTCTCAATGAAGATATTGAGAatttcaattcttccatAAATAACCAGCCTGTGCGTATGACAAATGAGCTGTTGCGAAGGCTCTTAAGCGTCGCAAGTATCTCCGATACCGTCATTTCAAATAATTCAGAAAAGTTTTTGAAGGTTTTACAAAGCTCTCACTTTGTGGACATGCAGAGACTCTCGGCTAATCTATTAGAAAAAGACGTCATCTCATCTCGGGACGACTTTGTTGTCGAATATCAACTTAACAAAGCCAATCTCAGCGACTCACAGGATAATTTGGTGCAAGCAAAGTTGCCTATGCAACTTGTAAAATACGTCGCGAGTTTCAATGAAGATCTAGAATTATTGTCTGAGAAAGGAGAGGAATGGAGAGCAACATCGTACTTGTGGAGCTGGCTATTAATATTTGCATATTTCAAGGGTTCTACATATGGTATCAGAACTGACTACATTTCTCAGCTTAAAGAGAGTCAGTGCATTGAGCATTTGTTGAACGTTATCTTTGATCATGTCGATCTCACGGACtcaaagtttttgagaaCTTTGGTGGACGACAGCTTGGACAAGGTTCTGAGACTTGACTCTACGAGATACTCAATAGCGGAGTATTCGATCCTACAAGGTTGTCCTGGTGAGGACACACTTTATGAGATGAAGtttgttcttgttcattTATACTTTAGGTGTCTTCAATATTTGGGATCATATTGCCAACAATGGTTCAGCGAACTTCGAGACCTTCAGTTGAAAAGAcaaattgaaaaattttctaTCAAGTTCGTTTCTCCGTTGATAATATCGAAGATGCTCAATGAAGTGGAGCAGGCTAAGTCGAAACTTACTCAAAAGGACGAAAATCTCACAATCAAGGTAAACAAGATCACCAATGAGATTCGTACAATTTATATCATCGATGAGCAGAAAATGGAGATGGTGGTCAAGATCCCTGAATCCTTCCCTCTCTCTAACGTAATGGTTCTGGGTCCATTGCGTTTGGGTGTGAAGGAAAATCAATGGAAAGCTTGGTTGTTGGCGTCGCAAAGGGTTGTCTCTCTCACTAATGGCTCAATCATCGACTGcattgagcttttcaacagAAACGTCAGTCTACACTTTTCTGGTTTCGAGGAATGCGCAATTTGCTATTCTATTTTGCATCAAGATCATTCATTGCCCTCCAAGAACTGTCAAACATGTCTGAACAAATTTCACGCAGCGTGTCTTTATAAGTGGTTTAAAAGCTCAGGAAGCAGTACATGTCCATTGTGTCGTTCAGCATTCAATTTCCGGATCTCAAGAGCTTAG
- the ZCF38 gene encoding Zcf38p, with amino-acid sequence MSMRRNCSNSCSNCRIRKIKCDGEAICGNCQKRGLKCERPGDDKRSVRLTGTETQRLRNLVTSLQETLSKVQAIVFQDRQAPNEAILTELKQILSPQIKKEEPSPEVPKRKLPVSIGATSGGSYSIFGPTSAFYNLVEMNPNSASVDPFDNMLMNSSSLITCLENFFKFQYPDIATFIHRESFLNDFFHPSTFKGYCSEELIYAIAALGAKCADDDHLRHLAPSFFETSKTKIFSKKISVPHVNTLQALLCLSLYELGDGNASSSWMLSGMAFRMGYDLGFQLNPRDWAIEQSSDKTHPDIMTNMDVMVRSRVYWGCFVYDHFVSLLMGRPITVRKSEATIPSSEHLPNSTGIENFIFQPSNDPQSVANLDASQSLISLCSLSECVGSVLKEIFSKDSAGDDMSYLTKRKIHDFNEYLGIWRSKLPVEMRWSKTTLKRQNYNPTHSNFRLYYYILVLCLNRPFVNVKTEDSPSHSLCINAMSELATCLDKFNQSGLPPSILIVYSSILGISTTLLKIHSSPSSMSDSDIDNLKVYYTTISRSCQNWQLATRSLFYLKSKIAEMGLNDLTKIIESAAEEYQEQHSDTDWDQVFGGLNANMDWAMSDNVFSNFFDFLNTDDVTRDVS; translated from the exons ATGTCGATGAGGAGAAATTGCTCCAATTC TTGTCTGAACTGTAGAATCAGGAAG ATCAAATGTGATGGCGAGGCCATATGTGGCAATTGCCAGAAGCGTGGTCTCAAATGTGAACGTCCTGGCGATGACAAGCGCAGTGTTCGCTTGACTGGTACAGAGACACAGAGACTACGCAACTTGGTGACGCTGCTTCAGGAAACTCTTTCCAAAGTTCAGGCCATCGTATTTCAGGATAGACAAGCTCCAAATGAAGCTATACTTACTGAGCTCAAGCAAATCTTGCTGCCtcagatcaagaaagaggagcCTTCTCCAGAGGTTCCGAAAAGGAAACTTCCCGTGTCTATCGGTGCTACCAGTGGAGGAAGCTATTCCATCTTCGGACCAACTTCTGCGTTTTACAATTTGGTCGAGATGAATCCGAACTCGGCGTCAGTGGACCCATTTGATAATATGCTCATGAACTCTTCCTCGCTCATTACATGTCTAGAGAACTTCTTTAAGTTTCAGTACCCAGACATTGCAACTTTTATACATAGAGAGAGCTTCCTCAACGACTTTTTCCATCCACTGACATTCAAGGGCTACTGTTCTGAGGAGCTCATATACGCAATCGCAGcattgggtgcaaaatgtgCTGATGATGATCATTTACGTCACTTAGCACCATCTTTCTTCgaaacttcaaaaacaaaaatattTTCCAAGAAGATAAGCGTCCCCCATGTTAACACATTGCAAGCTTTGCTATGCCTCTCGTTGTATGAACTCGGTGACGGCAACGCTTCCTCAAGCTGGATGCTATCTGGTATGGCGTTCAGAATGGGGTATGATTTGGGGTTTCAATTGAATCCTAGGGACTGGGCAATTGAACAGAGCTCGGATAAAACCCATCCAGATATAATGACAAATATGGACGTGATGGTACGGTCGCGTGTCTACTGGGGCTGTTTTGTCTATGATCATTTTGTCAGCCTACTCATGGGCCGGCCTATAACAGTACGAAAATCTGAAGCTACGATACCTTCTAGTGAGCACCTTCCAAACTCTACGGGGATTGAGAATTTCATATTCCAGCCCTCGAATGATCCACAAAGCGTGGCAAATCTTGATGCCTCGCAGTCTTTGATTTCCTTGTGCTCACTTAGTGAGTGTGTCGGCCTGGTTCTTAAGGAAATCTTTTCCAAGGACTCTGCTGGCGATGACATGTCATACCTTACCAAGCGCAAAATCCACGACTTTAATGAATACTTAGGCATATGGAGAAGCAAACTTCCAGTTGAAATGCGTTGGAGTAAGACTACGCTAAAGAGACAAAATTACAACCCCACTCACCTGAATTTTCGCTTATACTACTATATCTTAGTCTTATGTTTGAACAGACCATTTGTGAATGTCAAGACTGAGGATAGTCCATCACATTCATTGTGCATCAATGCAATGTCGGAATTGGCGACATGTCTTGACAAATTCAATCAGTCAGGCCTTCCACCGTCCATTCTTATAGTGTATCTGTCTATTTTGGGCATCAGTACAACATTGTTAAAGATCCACTCGTCGCCGTCATCGATGCTGGATCTGGACATCGATAATCTAAAAGTTTATTACACGACGATCTCCCGATCGTGTCAAAACTGGCAACTTGCTACTCGCTCACTCTTTTACTTAAAGAGTAAAATCGCAGAGATGGGTCTTAACGACCTCACAAAAATCATCGAATCTGCTGCAGAAGAGTACCAAGAGCAGCATTCCGATACCGACTGGGACCAGGTCTTTGGAGGTTTGAATGCCAACATGGACTGGGCCATGTCGGACAACGTATTTTCTAAtttctttgactttttaAATACTGACGACGTCACCAGGGACGTCTCATGA